In Allorhodopirellula heiligendammensis, one DNA window encodes the following:
- a CDS encoding alpha/beta hydrolase produces MLSLAQLASGQNPSAATPNVDAFYKLGPDSLEQEGVPQGEITGPHVIASEAYPGTQHTYWVYVPAQYDPDVATSLMIFNDGQAFMQADGSIRAQHVLDNLIFRREIPVMLGVFINPGRTPEQPEPSPSNWGDKDTNRPTEYNSLDDRYAQVIVDELLPALAADYNISEDPKQRGIGGASSGAIAAFTVAWHRPDQFHKVLSLIGSFTNIRGGHAYADIIRENDLKDIRVFFQDGRNDNRGQRRGQYDEKWDWYRQNVRLVEAMTEKDYDINYTWGIGKHSPQHGGAILPDMMRWLWRDHGTSTDPDDSVERSFHNARP; encoded by the coding sequence TTGTTGTCGCTTGCACAACTCGCCTCAGGACAAAATCCATCTGCGGCGACACCGAATGTGGATGCGTTTTACAAGTTAGGCCCCGACTCGTTGGAGCAGGAAGGCGTCCCCCAAGGTGAAATTACCGGGCCGCATGTGATCGCGTCGGAAGCCTACCCGGGGACGCAGCACACGTATTGGGTGTACGTCCCTGCCCAGTACGATCCCGATGTGGCGACCAGCCTGATGATCTTCAACGATGGTCAAGCCTTCATGCAAGCCGATGGTTCGATTCGCGCGCAACACGTCTTGGACAATCTGATATTTCGCCGGGAAATTCCCGTCATGTTGGGCGTGTTCATCAACCCCGGCCGAACCCCCGAGCAGCCCGAACCTTCGCCCAGCAATTGGGGTGACAAAGATACCAATCGGCCAACGGAGTACAATTCGCTGGATGATCGCTACGCTCAGGTGATTGTCGATGAACTCCTACCAGCTCTCGCAGCCGACTACAATATCTCCGAGGATCCCAAGCAGCGCGGGATCGGTGGAGCCAGCTCCGGCGCAATCGCAGCTTTCACGGTAGCCTGGCACCGCCCGGACCAGTTTCACAAGGTGCTGAGTCTGATTGGGAGTTTCACTAATATCCGCGGCGGACACGCCTACGCCGACATCATTCGCGAGAATGACCTAAAAGACATCCGCGTCTTCTTTCAAGATGGCCGAAACGACAACCGTGGCCAGCGGAGGGGGCAGTACGATGAGAAGTGGGACTGGTACAGACAGAACGTCCGACTGGTCGAAGCGATGACGGAGAAAGACTACGACATCAACTACACCTGGGGCATCGGCAAACACAGCCCACAACACGGCGGAGCGATCCTGCCCGACATGATGCGCTGGCTGTGGCGCGATCATGGCACCAGCACCGATCCAGACGACTCAGTCGAACGCAGTTTTCACAACGCACGACCGTAG
- a CDS encoding FAD-dependent oxidoreductase, translating into MSISQHHSTRRRFCGAVAGGAIAGICSPSWAGVGQEYSTDVVIIGGGLGGCAAAIAALRNGLKVVMTEETDWIGGQPTSQGVPPDEHALIETSGANQSYRELRSRIRRYYRDNFPLTDTARQSSHFNPGNGSVSRLCAQPRVSLAVLEQWLASFEASGQLVLLREHIATTADVDGDQVRAITVRSKKTGDSPVLRGKYFVDATELGDLLPLTKTEYVTGSEARSVTKELHAGETANPENHQAFTMCFAVDHLRGEDHTIDRPEAYGFWRDFVPQLTPPWPGPLMDFTYTHPRSMTPKRLGFAPSGGHSVDGALNLWTYRRIIDRSQFEPGRFAGDISLINWPQNDYLLGNLVGVSEDEASRHIASAKQLSLSLLYWLQTDAPRPDGGTGFPGLRLRPDLMGTTDGLAKAPYVRESRRIQAQFTVLEEHVGRENRSIVTGKPISEIRAAAFADSVGVGNYAIDLHPTSCGDNYIDFTTFPFQVPLGSLLPVRMRNLLPACKNIGTTHLTSGCYRLHPVEWGIGEAVGCLVSYALKHHQTPETVRADARALNDFQKFIQEQGVQTDWA; encoded by the coding sequence TTGAGCATAAGTCAACATCATTCCACACGACGCCGCTTCTGCGGAGCGGTTGCCGGCGGTGCGATCGCGGGTATCTGCTCACCATCCTGGGCGGGTGTTGGCCAAGAGTATTCCACCGATGTCGTGATAATCGGCGGTGGCTTGGGAGGTTGCGCTGCGGCAATCGCTGCGCTGCGAAACGGGCTCAAGGTCGTGATGACCGAGGAGACGGACTGGATCGGCGGGCAACCTACCAGCCAAGGCGTTCCGCCGGACGAACACGCTCTGATTGAGACAAGCGGTGCGAACCAGTCCTACCGTGAACTGCGATCTCGGATCCGGCGATATTATCGCGACAACTTTCCGCTGACCGACACCGCACGCCAGAGTTCGCACTTCAACCCCGGCAACGGGAGTGTCTCGCGGCTATGTGCTCAGCCGCGTGTCTCGTTGGCTGTGCTGGAACAATGGCTGGCGTCATTCGAAGCATCCGGGCAACTTGTGCTGCTCCGTGAACACATCGCGACGACGGCGGATGTGGACGGCGATCAGGTTCGCGCCATCACCGTTCGCTCCAAGAAAACTGGCGATTCGCCGGTACTGCGGGGCAAGTACTTCGTCGACGCCACCGAACTCGGTGACCTGTTACCACTCACAAAGACCGAGTACGTCACCGGTTCGGAAGCACGCAGCGTGACCAAGGAACTGCACGCGGGTGAGACAGCGAATCCCGAAAACCATCAAGCGTTCACCATGTGCTTCGCTGTTGATCATCTCCGCGGCGAGGATCACACCATCGACCGACCGGAGGCATATGGATTCTGGCGAGACTTCGTTCCCCAGCTCACACCGCCCTGGCCCGGCCCGTTGATGGATTTCACGTACACGCATCCCAGATCAATGACGCCCAAGCGACTCGGCTTCGCCCCTTCTGGCGGTCACTCCGTCGACGGAGCGTTGAACCTCTGGACGTATCGTCGGATTATCGACCGATCGCAGTTCGAGCCGGGCCGGTTCGCAGGCGACATCAGTCTGATCAACTGGCCACAGAACGATTATCTACTCGGCAATCTGGTTGGGGTGTCGGAGGATGAAGCGTCCCGTCATATCGCCAGTGCGAAACAGCTGAGCCTCTCACTGTTGTATTGGTTGCAGACAGACGCACCTCGTCCCGACGGCGGAACCGGCTTTCCCGGCTTGCGACTTCGCCCTGACCTGATGGGCACAACTGATGGGCTGGCCAAAGCGCCATATGTCCGTGAGTCACGCCGCATCCAAGCACAATTCACCGTCCTCGAAGAACATGTCGGCCGCGAGAATCGCAGCATCGTGACGGGCAAACCCATCTCGGAAATTCGGGCCGCAGCGTTTGCGGATTCCGTGGGCGTGGGAAACTATGCGATCGACCTGCATCCGACTTCGTGTGGTGATAATTACATCGACTTTACGACGTTTCCTTTCCAGGTTCCCCTCGGATCGCTATTGCCCGTTCGAATGCGGAATCTGCTTCCCGCTTGCAAGAACATTGGGACCACACATTTGACTAGCGGCTGTTACCGACTGCACCCTGTCGAGTGGGGAATCGGCGAGGCCGTCGGATGTCTGGTGAGCTATGCGTTGAAGCACCATCAAACGCCTGAGACGGTGCGAGCGGACGCGCGAGCACTGAACGATTTTCAGAAATTTATTCAGGAGCAGGGTGTCCAGACGGACTGGGCATGA
- a CDS encoding LamG-like jellyroll fold domain-containing protein, which yields MAEFRAGAAVVDASPTQFPVLVNGGMTSRTAEKVFTPITARAIVVDDGDERIGIVVVDSCMMSRPLLDEAKALAAQRTKLRPDRILISATHTHTAPASMGCLGTDADPSYVPVLRERIVEALVAAETNLEPAQVGWGVGNAADFTALRRWIRRPDRIVEDPFGNPTVRASMHAGSNWDDVTGESGPEDPDLSLISLQSKNGRPIAVLANFSMHYFSGPPALSSDYFGLFCEGLQSRVSPSQDDGDPPFVTIMSHGCSGDIWRRDYTVPAASRKEPTIESYTDGLLDVAMETYASINHREPEQLAMAEIRFPLNYRVPSKQRLEWAQRIVDEMGDRLPKTSQEIYAREQVFLHERQATEVVVQALRIDDIGIASTPTETYALTGLKLKLQSPLKNTMVIELANGGDGYIPPPEQHLLGGYNTWAARSAGLEVQAEPKIAAAALGLLEKVAGQPRRNFKQSKGPASEAILNARPAAYWRMDEMAGPRAVDSSGQNRDAIYERAVAYFLEGARSDVFCRDAGETNRATHFAGERMRARISDLGDQYTVSLWFWNGMPVDGRDVAGWMFSRDHDNGIGPAGDHVGIGGRGNEPGRLIFQHGADTAGASPAAGSTEIQRWKWHQMVFVRDRDQVRIYLNGNSQPEIDTESPAEFPIGFDRLFFGGRCDNDSNWEGRLDEIAVFDRALSADEVAALFPN from the coding sequence GTGGCTGAATTCAGAGCCGGCGCGGCGGTGGTGGATGCTTCGCCGACGCAGTTCCCTGTGCTCGTCAATGGCGGCATGACGAGTCGAACTGCTGAGAAAGTGTTCACTCCCATCACCGCGCGAGCGATCGTGGTCGACGACGGCGATGAGCGGATTGGAATCGTTGTCGTCGACAGTTGCATGATGTCACGCCCCCTGCTGGACGAGGCGAAAGCACTGGCGGCGCAGCGGACCAAGCTCCGGCCCGACCGCATCCTGATCTCTGCAACGCACACCCATACGGCTCCGGCGTCGATGGGGTGTTTGGGAACCGATGCCGACCCCAGCTACGTACCGGTACTTCGTGAGCGGATCGTCGAAGCTCTGGTGGCTGCAGAGACCAACCTCGAACCTGCTCAAGTGGGCTGGGGAGTCGGAAACGCCGCTGACTTTACAGCGCTGCGACGTTGGATTCGCCGCCCCGATCGCATCGTCGAGGATCCGTTCGGCAACCCGACCGTACGAGCAAGTATGCATGCTGGTAGCAATTGGGATGACGTGACGGGAGAATCGGGCCCAGAGGATCCAGACCTGTCGCTGATCTCATTGCAATCCAAAAATGGACGCCCAATCGCTGTCCTGGCCAATTTCTCGATGCATTACTTCAGTGGCCCGCCAGCGTTGAGCTCAGACTACTTCGGGCTGTTTTGCGAAGGGTTGCAATCACGTGTTTCTCCCTCGCAGGACGATGGCGATCCGCCGTTTGTCACGATCATGTCTCATGGTTGCAGTGGGGATATTTGGCGGCGTGATTACACCGTGCCGGCCGCCTCGAGGAAAGAGCCTACAATCGAGAGCTACACCGACGGTTTGTTAGACGTCGCGATGGAGACTTATGCCTCGATCAATCACCGCGAACCGGAACAGTTGGCGATGGCAGAGATCAGGTTTCCGCTGAACTATCGAGTCCCGAGCAAACAGCGGCTTGAGTGGGCACAACGGATTGTTGACGAGATGGGCGATCGGCTGCCAAAAACCTCGCAAGAGATCTACGCGCGGGAACAGGTCTTTCTGCATGAGCGACAGGCTACGGAGGTTGTCGTTCAGGCACTTCGGATCGACGATATTGGAATCGCCAGCACACCTACTGAGACCTATGCACTGACGGGGCTCAAACTCAAACTGCAGAGTCCTCTGAAGAACACCATGGTGATCGAGTTGGCGAATGGTGGCGATGGATACATCCCACCTCCCGAACAACACTTGCTAGGTGGTTACAACACGTGGGCGGCACGGTCCGCGGGGTTGGAGGTACAGGCGGAGCCGAAAATCGCCGCCGCCGCACTTGGGCTTCTGGAGAAGGTAGCTGGCCAACCTCGACGCAATTTCAAACAGAGCAAGGGACCGGCTAGCGAAGCGATCTTGAACGCACGACCGGCAGCCTACTGGCGGATGGACGAAATGGCTGGTCCTCGGGCGGTTGACTCCAGCGGTCAGAATCGAGATGCGATTTATGAACGAGCGGTCGCGTATTTCCTAGAAGGTGCCCGCTCGGATGTTTTTTGCAGGGATGCCGGCGAGACCAATCGCGCCACACATTTCGCAGGTGAGCGAATGCGAGCACGGATCAGCGATTTAGGGGATCAGTACACGGTCTCGCTATGGTTTTGGAACGGCATGCCTGTCGATGGCCGCGACGTCGCCGGTTGGATGTTCTCGCGAGACCATGACAACGGGATTGGACCCGCTGGAGATCATGTTGGCATCGGGGGAAGAGGGAACGAACCAGGGCGGCTCATTTTCCAGCATGGTGCCGATACTGCGGGGGCAAGCCCGGCCGCAGGCAGCACGGAAATTCAACGCTGGAAGTGGCATCAAATGGTGTTCGTGCGGGATCGAGACCAAGTGCGAATCTACTTAAACGGGAACTCGCAGCCGGAGATTGACACGGAATCGCCCGCTGAGTTTCCGATTGGATTCGACCGCTTGTTTTTCGGTGGTCGCTGCGACAATGACTCCAATTGGGAAGGCCGTCTGGATGAGATTGCCGTCTTCGACCGGGCACTTTCGGCCGATGAAGTTGCCGCGCTGTTTCCCAATTGA
- a CDS encoding M14 family zinc carboxypeptidase, translating into MNNRTTIVFAIIGAIIQSSLAALDISVQPLRRVKAAEAHQAVAVDESSFYAISNRAVVRYDKQTEECLVRWEAPAHSNIKHLNSGIVVDGRLYCANSDWPTKPLKNTVEIFSAETLKHLESKPFSETQGAINWIDRHRGAWWIVFAFYGDAEVRRTKLVRYDDDWNPTGEWTFPESVVQRFLPNSNSGGAFGKDGRLFVTGHDHAELYVLDVPGDGGELKYISTVPAPISGQGIAWDRDEPGNLLGIVRARHEVVFMKVSSAAEWEVTADFEGASVKNVEIDQQRRSVSFMPGGDPTRGWPCWWYFRIDGLTADEEITLRLHGSDATVGQQKPLGASWAMPARASYSIDGQTWQPTAPGERQGEWMVYRVKPNASSLYVAWGPPYTPQTAEKFMNEIADRSPYATATELCRSRAGRAVPMLHVREGDRESQDRFGVWVQARQHAWESGSSWVAQGFADWIVSDNPNAAWLRQRAEIFIVPIMDVDNVATGNGGKNAIPHDHNRDWSPKPHWNETMAAQRRVADMIAENRMSVFLDLHNPAPGDPTFFYILPAALLQEPMIGLRDRFIDLAYAKISKIKPMIPMSNRPKETGSSYHPLWRQISANWVCMNGNPDTVSLCLETIWNSPNSTTTGYRAVGTNLAAAVKEYLSERPELPQR; encoded by the coding sequence ATGAACAACCGAACGACGATTGTTTTTGCGATCATCGGTGCCATCATCCAATCGAGCCTCGCCGCATTGGATATCTCGGTTCAGCCGCTTCGACGCGTGAAGGCCGCTGAGGCGCACCAGGCCGTGGCGGTGGATGAGTCATCGTTTTACGCGATCTCCAACAGGGCCGTCGTTCGATATGACAAGCAAACTGAGGAATGCCTTGTTCGCTGGGAAGCACCGGCACACTCCAACATCAAGCATCTCAATAGTGGCATCGTGGTCGATGGGCGGCTGTACTGTGCGAATTCGGATTGGCCCACTAAGCCACTCAAGAATACCGTCGAGATTTTTTCCGCCGAGACGTTGAAGCATCTCGAATCAAAGCCGTTCTCGGAAACGCAGGGAGCTATCAATTGGATCGATCGGCATCGAGGTGCGTGGTGGATCGTGTTTGCATTCTACGGCGACGCTGAAGTTCGTCGCACCAAACTGGTTCGCTACGATGACGATTGGAATCCGACGGGAGAGTGGACGTTTCCCGAGTCAGTTGTCCAGCGTTTTCTGCCTAATAGCAACTCAGGTGGCGCGTTTGGGAAAGACGGAAGACTGTTTGTGACCGGACACGACCATGCCGAACTGTATGTTCTCGATGTGCCGGGCGACGGTGGCGAACTCAAATACATTTCGACTGTGCCTGCACCGATTTCTGGCCAGGGAATTGCATGGGATCGTGATGAACCGGGCAACTTGTTGGGGATCGTTCGCGCTCGTCACGAAGTCGTCTTTATGAAGGTATCATCGGCTGCGGAATGGGAGGTGACTGCCGATTTTGAAGGAGCGTCGGTAAAGAATGTTGAGATTGACCAGCAGCGACGCTCGGTCAGCTTCATGCCGGGAGGTGATCCCACGCGGGGATGGCCCTGCTGGTGGTACTTCCGAATAGATGGGCTCACAGCCGATGAAGAAATCACATTGCGATTGCACGGTTCGGACGCCACCGTCGGTCAGCAGAAACCATTGGGAGCGTCGTGGGCAATGCCGGCTCGCGCAAGCTATTCGATTGATGGCCAGACTTGGCAACCGACAGCCCCTGGGGAACGTCAAGGCGAGTGGATGGTTTATCGAGTCAAACCAAATGCCTCGTCTCTCTACGTAGCCTGGGGCCCGCCATACACGCCTCAGACAGCAGAGAAGTTCATGAACGAGATAGCCGATCGGTCACCTTACGCGACTGCCACTGAACTTTGTCGATCTCGGGCGGGCCGCGCCGTACCCATGCTCCATGTGCGCGAGGGCGACCGAGAATCGCAAGATCGCTTTGGTGTCTGGGTTCAGGCTCGCCAGCATGCCTGGGAGAGTGGTTCAAGTTGGGTGGCACAAGGATTCGCGGACTGGATCGTTAGCGATAATCCGAACGCGGCATGGCTACGCCAGCGCGCCGAGATTTTCATCGTCCCAATCATGGACGTGGACAACGTCGCGACTGGCAATGGAGGCAAGAATGCGATCCCTCATGACCACAATCGCGACTGGTCACCGAAGCCGCATTGGAATGAAACCATGGCGGCGCAGCGGAGGGTCGCCGACATGATCGCTGAAAATCGGATGAGTGTCTTTCTAGACCTACACAATCCGGCTCCTGGCGATCCCACTTTCTTCTATATCCTTCCCGCAGCACTCTTGCAGGAGCCCATGATTGGCCTGCGTGACCGCTTCATTGACTTGGCCTATGCAAAGATTAGTAAGATCAAACCCATGATTCCGATGAGCAACCGCCCCAAGGAGACGGGGTCGAGCTATCATCCTTTATGGCGGCAGATCAGTGCCAATTGGGTCTGCATGAATGGGAATCCGGACACCGTGAGTTTATGCCTCGAGACGATTTGGAACTCGCCGAACAGCACGACAACTGGTTACCGAGCGGTCGGTACTAACCTAGCCGCCGCGGTGAAAGAGTACCTTTCCGAGCGTCCGGAGCTACCACAGCGGTAA
- a CDS encoding neutral/alkaline non-lysosomal ceramidase N-terminal domain-containing protein, translating to MNRRLMFAAATFLLLTTVAVGDDLAWRAGAAKVAITPTEHVWMAGYASRTRPAKEKLTDLWAKAVVLEDPNGHRAVVLTMDLVGIGRELSQQICVALQSQYGLEREQIAICCSHTHSGPVVGRNLAPLHYLLLDDRQRQAIDTWVATFQTQVVAVVGEAIDKLAPSELTWGSGTTSLAVNRRENPAADAPHRRTKGMLHGPRDYDVPVLAVRDAEHQITAVLFGYACHATTLNGYQWSGDYPGYAQMDLESQHPGCIALFFAGCGADQNPLPRGTEDLAVHYGRRLATAVDSVLLTTEMHPVEGPLRTTFANVDLPLDTLPTREDIELNLTSENRYEVARANLLLERLDQGVPLSQTYPYPVSAWSIGDDLQFVTLGGEVVVDYALRLKSELAGTQTWVAGYANDVMAYIPSRRVLAEGGYEGGEAMVYYGLPTVWSPEIENVIVNEVHRQVELVSTSPEPMIAGASESTPLIASITKQTLWRNRDNENQTWFHPRACMMPDEDGHPVAMMTLQPIGGSDYFGQVHSSISRDLGKTWSDPEPIAAFGREPIPGRADDLRAAVCDVVPQYDPISKSLLAMGHVVFYKGEYFARKEQLSRYPIYATCDQDGVWSPRKILQWDDPRTKNIYSNGCGQRVVLPNGDIAMSFTFGPEEVNRMASGVRASFDGELLKVEEVGPPIHNDKGRGLLEPSVTQFDGEFWITLRAEDNRGYVSVSDDGLNYDEKIAWAWDDGTPIDMSTTQQHWLTHSDGLFLVYTRKDDTNENVMRWRAPLWVAQVDTNKRCLIKATEQVVLPLVGDGVSDPNQVALMGNFHVTHASPDESWVTVGEWMPRDGYRGDVLLARIRWSKPNRLPLW from the coding sequence GTTGTTTTGACAATGGATTTGGTGGGCATCGGTCGCGAACTCTCACAGCAAATTTGCGTCGCATTGCAGTCGCAGTATGGTTTGGAGCGTGAACAAATTGCAATTTGCTGCTCGCACACTCATAGTGGTCCTGTGGTCGGACGCAATCTTGCCCCGCTGCATTATCTGCTGCTCGATGATCGGCAGCGACAAGCGATCGATACATGGGTCGCAACCTTTCAAACTCAAGTGGTTGCCGTCGTCGGCGAGGCGATCGACAAGCTCGCCCCGAGCGAGCTGACGTGGGGAAGCGGCACGACATCGCTGGCGGTCAATCGCCGCGAGAACCCAGCGGCCGATGCGCCGCACCGGCGAACCAAGGGTATGCTGCACGGGCCCCGCGACTACGACGTGCCCGTGCTCGCGGTCCGCGACGCCGAGCATCAGATCACCGCTGTGCTATTCGGTTACGCCTGTCACGCGACCACCCTGAACGGTTATCAATGGTCGGGTGACTATCCTGGATACGCTCAAATGGACTTGGAGTCCCAACACCCGGGGTGCATTGCGTTGTTCTTCGCAGGATGTGGTGCTGACCAAAATCCACTCCCCCGCGGCACTGAGGATTTGGCGGTGCACTACGGTCGTCGATTGGCAACAGCTGTGGATTCCGTGTTGTTGACCACGGAAATGCACCCTGTCGAGGGCCCGCTGCGGACGACTTTCGCGAACGTTGATTTGCCGCTGGACACATTGCCGACACGCGAAGACATCGAGTTGAACCTAACGTCAGAAAACCGATACGAGGTCGCTCGAGCGAACCTGCTCCTTGAGCGACTCGACCAGGGCGTCCCGTTGAGTCAAACATACCCCTATCCCGTGAGCGCCTGGTCCATTGGCGATGACCTTCAGTTTGTAACGCTCGGTGGTGAAGTCGTCGTTGACTACGCCCTTCGCCTCAAGAGCGAGTTGGCGGGGACGCAAACCTGGGTAGCCGGCTACGCCAACGATGTGATGGCGTACATCCCGTCCCGGCGGGTGCTCGCCGAAGGCGGCTATGAGGGTGGAGAAGCAATGGTGTACTACGGGTTGCCCACCGTGTGGTCGCCGGAAATCGAGAATGTGATTGTCAATGAAGTGCATCGGCAAGTTGAGCTTGTGTCCACATCACCTGAACCGATGATCGCTGGAGCCTCAGAGAGCACACCTTTAATCGCTTCGATTACCAAGCAAACGTTATGGCGCAACCGTGATAATGAAAACCAAACTTGGTTTCATCCCCGCGCTTGCATGATGCCCGACGAGGACGGACACCCAGTGGCGATGATGACGCTCCAGCCTATTGGAGGATCCGACTACTTTGGCCAAGTCCACTCATCGATTTCGAGAGATCTAGGCAAAACGTGGAGCGATCCAGAACCGATCGCGGCGTTCGGACGCGAACCGATCCCTGGACGGGCGGATGATCTCCGAGCGGCGGTGTGTGATGTCGTACCGCAATACGACCCCATCTCCAAATCGCTGCTCGCGATGGGGCATGTTGTGTTCTATAAGGGTGAGTATTTTGCGAGGAAGGAGCAGCTGTCACGCTACCCCATCTACGCAACCTGCGATCAAGATGGAGTTTGGTCCCCGCGTAAGATCCTCCAATGGGATGACCCCCGCACCAAAAATATCTACTCGAATGGTTGCGGCCAACGCGTCGTACTGCCCAACGGAGACATCGCGATGTCATTCACATTCGGCCCAGAGGAGGTCAACCGGATGGCGTCGGGAGTACGCGCCTCGTTCGATGGTGAATTGTTGAAAGTTGAAGAGGTGGGGCCGCCAATCCACAACGACAAGGGAAGAGGACTTCTGGAACCGAGCGTGACTCAATTCGATGGCGAATTCTGGATTACGCTGCGAGCGGAAGATAATCGCGGATATGTTAGCGTCAGCGATGATGGACTCAACTATGACGAAAAAATAGCTTGGGCATGGGACGATGGAACACCGATTGACATGTCAACGACCCAACAACACTGGTTGACGCACAGCGATGGACTATTCTTGGTCTACACACGCAAAGATGACACTAACGAAAACGTGATGCGTTGGCGTGCGCCGCTGTGGGTAGCTCAGGTAGATACCAACAAACGCTGCCTGATCAAGGCAACTGAGCAGGTCGTGCTGCCGCTCGTGGGGGATGGAGTCAGCGACCCCAATCAAGTGGCGTTGATGGGCAACTTTCATGTTACCCATGCGAGTCCCGATGAGTCGTGGGTGACCGTCGGCGAATGGATGCCGCGTGACGGCTATCGGGGCGATGTGCTGTTGGCTCGAATCCGTTGGTCCAAACCGAATCGCTTACCGCTGTGGTAG